A part of Bosea sp. (in: a-proteobacteria) genomic DNA contains:
- a CDS encoding sterol desaturase family protein translates to MPTTLSVAGFSEPTLRLAIFLAIFIGMALWEFLDPWRDSRLGRSVRWPANLGIFALDIIVARIVFPASAVGVAIWTQGQGLGLLPLVGLPWLMAGLLGFVLLDLLVYAQHRLFHTVPVLWRIHRMHHADTEIDVTSGIRFHPIEIVASLLLKAAAIVLLGIPPEAVLVFEIVLNGMALYNHSNVRLPERSERVLRWFVVTPEMHIIHHSTARRETDSNFGFNLALWDRMFGTYSHRPAAGYDGMVVGLDEFRDAAEHRLDRLVTQPFRTPRKD, encoded by the coding sequence ATGCCCACAACCCTGAGCGTCGCCGGCTTTTCGGAGCCGACCCTTCGCCTCGCGATTTTCCTCGCCATCTTCATCGGCATGGCGCTGTGGGAGTTCCTTGATCCCTGGCGCGACAGCAGGCTCGGTCGCAGCGTGCGCTGGCCGGCCAATCTCGGCATCTTCGCGCTCGACATCATCGTGGCGCGGATCGTTTTCCCGGCTTCTGCGGTGGGTGTCGCCATCTGGACGCAGGGCCAGGGGCTTGGCCTGCTGCCGCTGGTCGGCCTGCCATGGCTCATGGCCGGGCTGCTCGGCTTCGTGCTGCTCGATCTGTTGGTCTACGCGCAGCACCGGCTTTTCCACACGGTGCCTGTGCTGTGGCGCATTCACCGCATGCACCATGCCGACACAGAGATCGACGTGACCTCGGGCATCCGCTTCCATCCCATCGAGATCGTGGCCTCGCTGCTGCTCAAGGCCGCGGCGATCGTGCTGCTTGGCATTCCCCCGGAAGCCGTCCTGGTCTTCGAGATCGTGCTCAACGGCATGGCGCTCTACAATCACTCGAATGTCCGGCTGCCGGAGCGCAGCGAGCGTGTGCTGCGCTGGTTCGTCGTGACGCCCGAAATGCACATCATCCATCACTCCACTGCGCGGCGGGAGACGGACTCGAACTTCGGGTTCAATCTGGCGTTATGGGACCGGATGTTCGGCACTTATTCCCACCGTCCGGCCGCCGGCTATGACGGAATGGTGGTGGGTCTGGACGAGTTCCGCGATGCAGCCGAACACAGGCTGGACCGGCTGGTGACGCAGCCGTTCCGGACGCCCCGCAAGGACTGA
- a CDS encoding glutathione peroxidase, which produces MMDRRVLLGSAAALLLGAAVRPASASAHSFSFEGIDGGVINLADFRGRPVLVVNTASRCGFVNQYAGLQQIWTRYRARGLTVIGVPANDFAGQEPGSNEEIMGFCSSTFGVSFPLAAKTTVVGERAHPFYRWAARQRPSDTPRWNFHKYLIGRDGRIAAVFPTSVEPTDPRILTAIELALIGGREGA; this is translated from the coding sequence ATGATGGATCGACGTGTGTTGCTGGGTTCGGCTGCGGCTCTGCTGCTCGGCGCCGCCGTACGACCGGCCAGCGCCTCGGCCCACAGCTTCAGTTTCGAGGGCATCGACGGCGGGGTCATCAACCTTGCCGATTTCCGGGGACGGCCCGTGCTGGTCGTGAACACGGCCTCCCGCTGCGGCTTCGTCAACCAGTATGCCGGCCTCCAGCAGATCTGGACACGCTATCGGGCGCGCGGGCTGACCGTGATCGGCGTTCCTGCGAATGACTTCGCGGGGCAGGAGCCGGGCTCCAATGAAGAGATCATGGGCTTCTGCTCGTCCACCTTCGGCGTCAGCTTCCCGCTTGCAGCCAAAACCACCGTTGTCGGCGAGCGCGCCCATCCCTTCTATCGCTGGGCCGCGCGCCAGCGCCCCTCGGACACGCCGCGCTGGAACTTCCACAAGTATCTGATCGGCCGGGACGGGCGCATAGCAGCCGTCTTCCCGACATCCGTGGAGCCGACCGACCCGCGCATCCTCACGGCGATCGAACTGGCCCTGATCGGGGGGCGCGAAGGCGCGTGA
- a CDS encoding dihydroorotase: MNLALTNARLIDPATGTQTHGGVLVRDGVIVDLGPSVRPGALPEGAEIHDCGGLILAPGLIDLCAFAGEPGAEHRETLRTASEAAAAGGVTTLVCRPDTDPVVDDPAIIDFIKRRARDKAIVNVLPSAALTKGLRGGEMTEFGLLMEAGAVFFTDGPRSVMNAQVMRRALIYARDFGALIVHHPEDPNLRGEGVMNEGEFASRLGLHGIPHVAETIILERDLALVAATGGRYHASMISCSGSIELIRRAKAAGLNVTCGVSINNLTLNENDVGAYRTFCKLSPPLRHENERLALVDALADGTIDVIVSDHDPQDVETKRQPFGEAANGAVGLETMLSAALRLHHSGDVPLPRLIAAMTSAPAALIGSQAGRLAVGAPADLIVIDPDAAYVLAKAKLRSRSKNSPFDEARMDGRVVSVMVGGRRLN, from the coding sequence ATGAACCTAGCCCTCACCAACGCCCGCCTGATCGACCCTGCCACGGGAACACAAACCCATGGCGGCGTGCTGGTGCGCGATGGCGTCATCGTGGACCTTGGCCCATCAGTCAGACCCGGCGCCCTGCCCGAGGGCGCAGAAATCCACGATTGCGGCGGCCTCATCCTCGCTCCCGGCCTGATCGACCTGTGCGCCTTCGCCGGTGAGCCGGGTGCGGAGCATCGCGAGACGTTGCGCACGGCGTCGGAGGCCGCTGCTGCCGGCGGCGTGACGACGCTGGTGTGTCGGCCGGACACCGATCCGGTAGTGGATGATCCTGCCATCATCGACTTCATCAAGCGCCGCGCCCGCGACAAGGCCATCGTCAACGTGCTGCCATCGGCGGCTCTGACCAAGGGCCTGAGGGGCGGCGAGATGACAGAGTTCGGGCTGCTGATGGAGGCCGGCGCGGTCTTCTTCACGGACGGGCCGCGCTCGGTGATGAACGCGCAGGTGATGCGGCGCGCGCTGATCTACGCCCGCGATTTCGGCGCGTTGATCGTGCACCATCCCGAAGATCCGAACCTGCGCGGCGAAGGCGTGATGAACGAGGGCGAATTCGCCTCGCGTCTTGGCCTGCACGGCATCCCGCATGTCGCCGAAACGATCATCCTGGAACGCGACCTTGCGCTCGTGGCCGCGACGGGCGGGCGCTATCACGCCAGCATGATCTCGTGCTCGGGATCGATCGAACTGATACGCCGCGCCAAGGCGGCGGGGCTGAACGTGACCTGCGGCGTGTCGATCAACAATCTGACGCTGAACGAGAACGATGTCGGAGCCTACCGGACCTTCTGCAAGCTTTCGCCGCCGCTGCGCCACGAGAACGAGCGGCTTGCGCTGGTCGACGCGCTGGCTGACGGCACCATCGACGTGATCGTTTCGGACCATGATCCGCAGGATGTCGAAACCAAGCGCCAACCCTTCGGCGAGGCGGCCAATGGCGCGGTCGGCCTCGAGACGATGCTGTCAGCGGCGCTGCGCCTGCACCATTCGGGAGATGTGCCCCTGCCCCGCCTGATCGCGGCGATGACGTCTGCGCCCGCAGCGCTCATCGGCTCGCAGGCCGGGCGGCTCGCGGTAGGCGCGCCGGCGGACCTGATCGTGATCGACCCGGATGCGGCCTATGTGCTCGCCAAGGCGAAGCTCAGGTCCCGCTCCAAGAACTCGCCCTTCGACGAGGCGCGCATGGATGGAAGGGTCGTCAGCGTGATGGTCGGAGGCCGGCGCCTCAACTGA
- a CDS encoding aspartate carbamoyltransferase catalytic subunit, protein MTYPGHPPVTFTRRHLLGIQGLNRLEITSLLDMADSYVELSRQVEKKRSTLRGRTQINLFFEASTRTQASFELAGKRLGADVMNMSVGNSSVKKGETLIDTAATLNAMHPDIIVVRHHAAGAVELLSRKVDCAVVNAGDGAHEHPTQALLDALTIRRNKGAIEGLAVAICGDILHSRVARSNIILLSALGAHVRLIGPSTLIPPGFDGLGLPIYTDMKKGLEGVDIIMMLRLQRERMSGSFIPSAKEYFRYFGLDHEKLTRAKPDALVMHPGPMNRGVEIATDVADGAQSLIREQVEMGVAVRMAVLEALAGGLRNG, encoded by the coding sequence ATGACATATCCCGGACATCCGCCCGTGACCTTCACGCGCCGGCATCTGCTCGGCATCCAGGGGCTCAACCGCCTCGAGATCACGAGCCTGCTGGACATGGCCGATTCCTATGTCGAGCTGTCGCGGCAGGTGGAGAAGAAGCGCTCCACGCTGCGCGGGCGCACCCAGATCAACCTGTTCTTCGAAGCCTCGACCCGCACCCAGGCCTCGTTCGAGCTGGCTGGCAAGCGGCTGGGCGCGGACGTCATGAACATGAGCGTCGGCAACTCGTCCGTGAAGAAGGGCGAGACGCTGATCGACACGGCGGCGACGCTCAACGCCATGCACCCGGACATCATCGTGGTCCGGCATCATGCCGCCGGCGCGGTGGAGCTGCTCTCGCGCAAGGTGGACTGCGCGGTGGTCAATGCCGGCGACGGCGCGCATGAGCACCCCACACAGGCCCTGCTCGATGCGCTCACCATCCGCCGCAACAAGGGCGCGATCGAGGGACTCGCCGTGGCCATCTGCGGGGACATCCTGCATTCCCGCGTGGCGCGCTCGAACATCATCCTGCTCTCGGCGCTGGGCGCCCATGTGCGGCTGATCGGGCCGTCGACGCTCATCCCGCCCGGCTTCGACGGGCTTGGCCTGCCCATCTACACCGACATGAAGAAGGGGCTGGAAGGCGTCGACATCATCATGATGCTGCGCCTTCAGCGCGAACGCATGAGCGGGTCGTTCATCCCCTCCGCAAAGGAGTATTTCCGCTATTTCGGTCTCGACCACGAGAAGCTCACCCGCGCGAAGCCGGACGCGCTGGTGATGCACCCCGGCCCGATGAACCGCGGCGTCGAGATCGCCACCGACGTGGCCGACGGCGCGCAATCCCTGATCCGCGAACAGGTGGAGATGGGCGTGGCCGTGCGGATGGCTGTGCTCGAAGCGCTGGCAGGGGGGCTCAGGAATGGGTGA
- the topA gene encoding type I DNA topoisomerase: protein MKVLVVESPAKAKTINKYLGSDYHVVASFGHIRDLPPKDGSVNPDADFAMVWELEGRGAKQLSEIAKAVKGAEKLILATDPDREGEAISWHVLQALNEKKALRGMPVERVTFNAITRDTVTAALKAPREIDAALVDAYLARRALDYLVGFTLSPVLWRKLPGAKSAGRVQSVALRLVCDREREIEAFRAREYWTIVAELATLRGHAFEARLVGADGKKINRLDIGAGAEAEAFKAALQAASFEVASIEAKPVKRHPAPPFQTSALQQEASRKLGFAPARTMQLAQRLYEGVDIGGETVGLITYMRTDGVDMDGSAIAAARRVIGKEFGAGYVPEVPRKYTTKAKNAQEAHEAIRPTDMGRLPAHVARALEPDQARLYELIWMRTIASQMESAQLERTTVEIKARAGTRDLDLRATGQVVLFDGFLKVYQEGRDDEDDEESRRLPQMTTAENLRARDIRATQSFTEPPPRFSEASLVKRMEELGIGRPSTYASILQVLRDREYVSIDKKRLVPNDTGRVLSSFLESFFARYVEYDFTASLENDLDRISNHEVDWKEIMRAFWEEFSAAIAGAKDLRTGEVIDKLDEALGPHLFPARADGGDPRRCPTCGNGRLGLRFSKTGGFIGCSNYPECRYTRPMAAPSADGEASGEGGGQPGVRLLGKDPVSGLDVTVRDGRFGPYVQLGEGEKPKRQTLPKGVSPAHVELDRALVLLSLPREVARHPESGEPILAGIGRFGPYVQHGKTYANIGKDDDILEIGANRAIDLIVAKESGAGSARRFGGAPAGRLLGEYPEGGPITVRGGRYGAYVNWDKINATLPKPITEADVTLEQAIDLIRARIASGPAPKGGRKPSRAAKPAARSKPPAKPAGKSAAKSGVASADKKPAGKSAAKPASAARNARTTPGGS, encoded by the coding sequence ATGAAAGTGCTCGTCGTTGAGTCGCCCGCAAAGGCGAAGACGATCAACAAGTACCTTGGCTCCGACTACCATGTCGTCGCCTCGTTCGGGCATATCCGCGACCTGCCGCCCAAGGATGGCTCGGTCAATCCCGATGCTGACTTCGCAATGGTGTGGGAGCTGGAGGGCCGCGGCGCCAAGCAGCTCTCGGAAATCGCCAAGGCTGTGAAAGGTGCGGAAAAGCTGATTCTGGCGACCGACCCGGACAGGGAAGGCGAGGCGATCTCCTGGCACGTCCTGCAGGCGCTGAACGAGAAGAAGGCGCTCAGGGGCATGCCCGTGGAGCGCGTGACCTTCAATGCGATCACCAGGGACACGGTCACGGCGGCGCTGAAGGCCCCGCGCGAGATCGATGCCGCGCTGGTCGACGCCTATCTGGCCCGCCGCGCCCTCGACTATCTCGTGGGGTTCACCCTGTCCCCGGTGTTGTGGCGCAAGCTGCCGGGCGCGAAGTCGGCCGGGCGGGTGCAGTCCGTTGCGCTGAGGCTCGTCTGCGACCGGGAACGCGAGATCGAGGCCTTCCGGGCGCGCGAATACTGGACGATCGTCGCCGAACTGGCGACCCTGCGCGGCCATGCCTTCGAGGCGCGGCTGGTGGGCGCCGACGGCAAGAAGATCAACCGCCTCGATATCGGCGCCGGCGCCGAGGCCGAGGCCTTCAAGGCCGCGTTGCAGGCCGCCAGCTTCGAGGTCGCGTCGATCGAGGCCAAGCCGGTGAAGCGGCACCCCGCGCCGCCTTTCCAGACCTCCGCGCTGCAGCAGGAGGCCTCGCGCAAGCTCGGCTTCGCGCCGGCCCGCACCATGCAGCTGGCCCAGCGCCTTTACGAGGGCGTCGACATCGGCGGCGAGACGGTCGGCCTCATCACCTACATGCGAACCGATGGCGTCGACATGGACGGCTCGGCCATCGCCGCGGCCCGGCGCGTCATCGGCAAGGAGTTTGGCGCCGGATACGTGCCCGAGGTTCCCCGCAAATACACCACCAAGGCCAAGAACGCGCAGGAGGCCCACGAGGCCATCCGGCCCACCGACATGGGCCGGCTGCCTGCCCATGTGGCGCGCGCCCTCGAGCCCGATCAGGCGCGGCTTTATGAGCTGATCTGGATGCGCACCATCGCCAGCCAGATGGAGAGCGCCCAGCTTGAGCGCACCACGGTCGAGATCAAGGCCAGGGCCGGGACGCGGGACCTCGACCTGCGCGCCACGGGCCAGGTCGTGCTCTTCGACGGCTTCCTCAAGGTCTATCAGGAAGGCCGCGACGACGAGGATGACGAAGAGAGCCGCCGCCTGCCGCAGATGACGACGGCTGAGAACCTCCGCGCTAGGGACATCCGCGCCACCCAGAGCTTCACCGAGCCGCCGCCGCGATTCTCCGAGGCGAGCCTCGTCAAGCGAATGGAGGAGCTTGGGATCGGCCGGCCCTCCACCTATGCCTCGATCCTTCAGGTGCTGCGCGACCGCGAATATGTCAGCATCGACAAGAAGCGCCTGGTCCCCAACGACACCGGGCGCGTGCTCTCATCTTTCCTCGAAAGCTTTTTCGCGCGCTACGTCGAATACGATTTCACGGCGAGCCTCGAGAACGATCTCGACCGCATCTCCAACCACGAGGTGGACTGGAAGGAGATCATGCGCGCCTTCTGGGAGGAGTTTTCAGCGGCCATCGCCGGCGCCAAGGACCTTCGCACGGGCGAAGTGATCGACAAGCTGGACGAGGCGCTGGGGCCCCACCTGTTCCCGGCGCGCGCCGATGGCGGCGATCCGCGACGCTGCCCGACCTGCGGCAATGGCCGCCTTGGCCTGCGCTTCTCCAAGACGGGCGGCTTCATCGGCTGCTCCAACTATCCCGAATGCCGCTACACGCGCCCGATGGCCGCGCCCTCCGCTGATGGCGAGGCAAGCGGCGAGGGCGGCGGCCAGCCCGGCGTGCGCCTGCTCGGCAAGGATCCGGTCTCCGGCCTTGACGTCACCGTGCGCGATGGCCGCTTCGGCCCCTATGTGCAGCTCGGCGAGGGCGAGAAGCCCAAGCGACAGACATTGCCCAAGGGCGTGAGCCCCGCCCATGTCGAGCTTGACCGTGCGCTGGTGCTGCTCTCGCTGCCGCGCGAGGTCGCGCGCCATCCCGAAAGTGGCGAACCCATCCTCGCTGGAATCGGTCGCTTCGGACCCTATGTCCAGCACGGCAAGACCTACGCCAACATCGGCAAGGATGACGACATCCTTGAGATCGGCGCCAATCGCGCCATCGACCTCATCGTCGCCAAGGAGAGCGGGGCTGGATCGGCTCGCCGCTTTGGCGGCGCGCCTGCGGGACGTCTCCTTGGCGAATATCCGGAAGGTGGCCCCATCACGGTGCGAGGCGGGCGCTATGGCGCCTACGTCAACTGGGACAAGATCAACGCCACCTTGCCCAAGCCCATCACGGAAGCCGATGTCACGCTCGAACAGGCCATCGACCTGATCCGCGCCAGGATCGCGAGCGGGCCGGCGCCCAAGGGCGGCCGCAAGCCGTCACGCGCGGCCAAGCCCGCCGCCAGATCCAAGCCCCCTGCCAAACCGGCAGGCAAATCTGCGGCGAAGTCCGGGGTGGCCTCTGCGGACAAGAAGCCGGCCGGTAAGTCCGCCGCCAAACCTGCGTCAGCCGCTCGCAACGCCAGGACGACGCCTGGCGGGAGTTGA
- a CDS encoding DUF2189 domain-containing protein, producing MSDATHAAENDPQRLPDPVIRTVTRHDIVEALAAGLRDFRAAPLYGLFFGAVYVAGGLSILACLSWLDMSYLAYPLAAGFAMIGPFVASGLYEVSRRRETGEPLSFGIVLWSIWEQRRREMGWMAFVAIFLLIVWLYQVRLLIALFLGLRSFSTMAEFMTVLTSTPEGLMFLAVGHVVGALLAALAYTLTVVSFPLLVDRDHDFITAIITSFRAVAANPVVMLGWAACVVALMILASLPMFLGLVIVLPVLGHATWHIYRRVVEPLPG from the coding sequence ATGAGCGATGCCACGCACGCCGCCGAAAATGACCCGCAGCGCCTGCCTGATCCGGTCATCCGGACAGTGACGCGGCACGACATTGTCGAGGCCCTCGCTGCGGGGTTGCGGGACTTCCGGGCCGCCCCGCTTTACGGGCTCTTCTTCGGCGCGGTCTATGTGGCGGGCGGGCTTTCCATCCTCGCCTGCCTGTCCTGGCTGGACATGTCCTATCTCGCCTATCCGCTGGCCGCCGGCTTCGCCATGATCGGCCCTTTCGTGGCTTCGGGCCTGTACGAGGTCAGCCGCCGGCGCGAAACCGGGGAGCCTCTCAGCTTCGGCATCGTGCTGTGGTCGATCTGGGAGCAGAGGCGGCGCGAAATGGGCTGGATGGCCTTCGTCGCCATCTTCCTGCTCATCGTCTGGCTCTATCAGGTGCGCCTTCTGATCGCCCTGTTCCTGGGCCTGCGCTCCTTCTCCACGATGGCCGAATTCATGACGGTGCTGACCTCCACGCCGGAGGGGCTGATGTTCCTCGCTGTCGGCCATGTGGTGGGCGCTCTGCTCGCAGCCCTCGCCTACACGCTCACGGTCGTGTCCTTTCCGCTGCTGGTCGACCGCGACCATGACTTCATCACCGCCATCATCACGAGCTTCAGGGCTGTGGCAGCCAACCCGGTGGTGATGCTGGGCTGGGCTGCCTGCGTGGTTGCGCTGATGATCCTGGCAAGCCTGCCCATGTTCCTCGGGCTCGTCATCGTCCTGCCAGTGCTCGGCCACGCGACATGGCATATCTACCGCCGCGTGGTGGAGCCGTTGCCCGGCTGA
- the plsY gene encoding glycerol-3-phosphate 1-O-acyltransferase PlsY, which yields MAAAYGFHVILAFVIGYLLGSIPFGIIVTRLGGGVDPRTIGSGNIGATNVLRSGNKQLAALTLLGDALKGTAAVIFGWFLGGEGTAIAAGFGAFVGHLFPIWLGFKGGKGVATYLGVALALHPLGALAFAASWLLVAFLSRYSSLSALVATVATPLSFWLMGHGRMAVLMATLSALLWVMHRENIARLISGTEGKIGKKA from the coding sequence TTGGCCGCTGCCTATGGTTTTCACGTCATTCTGGCCTTTGTCATCGGCTACCTGCTGGGCTCGATCCCCTTCGGCATCATCGTCACCCGCCTTGGCGGGGGCGTCGATCCGCGCACCATCGGATCGGGCAACATCGGCGCCACCAATGTGCTGCGCTCGGGCAACAAGCAGCTCGCCGCGCTGACGCTGCTGGGTGACGCGCTCAAGGGCACCGCGGCCGTCATCTTCGGCTGGTTCCTCGGAGGGGAGGGCACCGCGATCGCTGCGGGCTTCGGCGCCTTCGTGGGCCATCTCTTTCCGATCTGGCTCGGTTTCAAAGGCGGCAAGGGCGTTGCGACCTACCTCGGCGTGGCGCTGGCGCTGCATCCGCTCGGCGCGTTGGCCTTTGCCGCCTCCTGGCTCCTGGTCGCCTTCCTCAGTCGCTATTCCTCCCTTTCGGCGCTGGTGGCCACTGTCGCCACGCCCTTGTCGTTCTGGCTGATGGGCCATGGGCGCATGGCGGTCTTGATGGCTACGCTGTCGGCCTTGCTGTGGGTGATGCACCGCGAGAACATCGCGCGGCTCATCTCGGGCACCGAGGGCAAGATCGGCAAGAAGGCCTGA
- the dprA gene encoding DNA-protecting protein DprA, translating into MQLTDQQRFDWLRLIRTEGVGPRSFRTLVNRFGGASAALAALPDLARGAGRPVALPPVAEIERELEQARRLGVRFIAMGEAAYPAPLAASQTAPPILAVRGRLDALTRPMVALVGSRNASGLGLKFTETLARELGEAGFVIVSGLARGVDTAAHRASLRTGTVAVLAGGHGQVYPPQNEPLLEELLEEGAAVSELPFTVEARARDFPRRNRIVAALAMGVVVVEAARKSGSLITARLALEEGRELFAVPGSPLDPRAEGTNDLLARREAHLCRSARDVIAELEPQLGRGPAQGQASLFEAAHSGDVEDLDLDELEWLIGATRRTSEPAQAHEDAVADSWVADLPDGPEAADDALILDLLGAAPIAADDLARQSGLAARHVQGLLVELEMRELVRRDASGGYVRASSPRGA; encoded by the coding sequence GTGCAGCTCACGGATCAGCAGCGTTTCGACTGGCTGCGGCTTATCCGGACCGAAGGCGTGGGGCCGCGCAGCTTCCGCACGCTGGTCAATCGCTTCGGCGGCGCGTCAGCGGCGCTCGCAGCCTTGCCCGATCTGGCGCGTGGCGCAGGTCGCCCTGTCGCCTTGCCGCCTGTTGCCGAAATCGAGCGTGAGCTTGAACAGGCCCGCCGTCTCGGTGTGCGCTTCATCGCCATGGGGGAGGCCGCCTATCCGGCGCCTCTGGCGGCGTCGCAGACCGCGCCGCCCATCCTCGCCGTGCGTGGCCGCCTCGACGCCTTGACGCGGCCGATGGTGGCGCTGGTCGGCTCGCGCAACGCCTCGGGCCTCGGGCTGAAGTTCACCGAGACGCTGGCGCGGGAACTGGGCGAAGCCGGCTTCGTGATCGTATCCGGGCTGGCCCGCGGCGTCGACACGGCCGCCCATCGCGCCTCGTTGCGCACCGGCACCGTCGCCGTGCTCGCTGGCGGGCATGGGCAGGTCTATCCGCCGCAGAACGAGCCCCTGCTTGAGGAGTTGCTCGAAGAGGGCGCGGCCGTTTCTGAGCTCCCCTTCACGGTGGAGGCCCGCGCGCGAGATTTCCCCCGGCGCAACCGCATCGTCGCGGCGCTGGCCATGGGCGTGGTTGTGGTCGAGGCGGCGCGCAAATCCGGCTCGCTGATCACCGCGCGGCTGGCGCTTGAAGAAGGGCGCGAGCTGTTCGCGGTTCCAGGCTCGCCGCTGGACCCCCGCGCTGAAGGCACCAACGATCTGCTCGCCCGGCGCGAGGCGCACCTGTGCCGCTCCGCCCGGGACGTGATCGCGGAACTCGAGCCCCAGCTTGGGCGAGGCCCCGCGCAGGGTCAGGCTTCGCTCTTCGAGGCCGCGCATTCGGGCGATGTCGAGGATCTGGATCTTGATGAGCTGGAGTGGCTGATCGGCGCCACCCGCCGCACGTCTGAACCGGCGCAGGCTCATGAGGATGCGGTCGCGGACTCATGGGTTGCTGATCTGCCCGACGGCCCGGAGGCTGCCGATGACGCCTTGATCCTGGATCTGCTGGGCGCCGCGCCGATCGCTGCCGATGATCTGGCCCGCCAGAGCGGGCTCGCGGCGCGTCATGTGCAGGGCTTGCTGGTGGAGCTGGAGATGCGCGAACTGGTCCGGCGTGACGCCTCTGGCGGCTATGTGCGGGCCTCGTCGCCGCGCGGCGCCTGA